The Natranaerovirga pectinivora DNA segment GCCTGTTTTGCCCTCGGTTTTTTCGATATCCCATACTACTTTCTATAAACTCAGGTTCATATATGGCTTCTAGTATTTTCTTTGTTGCAATTTGTATGGTTTTATCTTTTACCGTTGGTATTCCTAATGGTCTTTGTCCTCCACCAGGCTTTTCTATATATGTTCTTTTTACTAAGCTTGTTCTATATCTATTGGTTTTCAACTCTTCTTCGATTTTTGTTACTTCTTCTTTTAAATTTTCACCGAATTATTTTGCACTCTGCCCATCTATTCCACTTGATGCTTGTTTATTTATATCTCTATAGGCTTTTATTAGGTTTTGACTGTTTAGTAATTGATATAAGTTCTCAAATTTATGCTTTTTATTCTTAGTTGCTTTCCTTTCGATTTCATACAGGGAGGTTCGCAATGTTTTACCCAGCCCTACTTGTCTAGTCATTGTTTCCTTTGTATGATTCATACTCCTGTTTCTCCCTTCCCCTTGTAGCCGGCTCTCCCGACCTCTGAGTACTATGAAGAAATCCGACTCCTCATTACTCTTCAGCCATCCTCTTTTTCGATTGGGTAGGCTTACCAATCTTTGTTGGAAGTATTGAGGTCTCCCAAGTTCCTGACATTTCTCTTCCTACATACCACGTTCTTTGACCCCGACAGACCTTCCAAAGTCTTGCCTTTATCGACTTGTTTGTATTGACTTCCGTGACGTTAAACACGTCGTCATCTGCGCTTCCTCTATTTCTAGAGCAACATTAACGGGGCTCAATGTGCTTCAGGGATTATGGTCTCCCTTATGGTCTATAGGATTCTCTGTGTACGCTTTACCTTTACTGCCACCAGTAACGGCACAACACTCGATAAAGGTGGTTGGCTAGACCTTACCTTGCAAAGACTCTCACTTTGCCAGAAATGCCAAGCTTAGCTTGGCGCACTAACGTTCTGTTGTTCCCGACGTTCCTGAACTGGACCCACAGAGCCCTTCTCCGTAGGCGGTGCTTGCACCCAGTGAAGGAATGTGCGTTAGCGTACGGGTACAAGCTTGTTAGGTGTCGTATCATAAATAATAATTCACCTTACTTTGCAGTTGGATACAAAGGCAAATCAAATCCAGCAAACAAGAATTATCGAAGCTGAATACCCCTTTTTTTTAATATTCACCCATGTCCTTAAGCTTGTTCAATGATGCTATCCAATCATGTGATTTCCCCTCAAAATTTTCAGGATTAATTGGATAGTGTACATTATATAGGTAACCTTTTTCCCCATATCTTCCTTGAATATTTTCATCTAAATGCACTTCATCTGCGCAAATATTAATAACTTCTAAACATATTAAAACGTGGGTATCTCCATCTTTTATTTCCCGTTCCCACAGATAACGGCATTCCAGATTAAGAAAACATTCTTTGATACGTGGTGCATCTACACTTGTTGCTGCTTCAGCAGTAAGCCCCGATAACGTTATTTCATCATTATCAAACCCATTGTTAGCAATTGTTGCTGTGCATTTATCGTATATATCAGCAGAGGGAAAATTCAACACTGCCTCCCCTTTTTCCTTAAGCGTTTGATACATGTGTCCTGATTTATTTACACTAGAAAGAATCGCATAGAAACCACTAGGGTTACCCTTAAAACATGCCCACGACTGTAGGCAAGCATTTGGCATCCCATTAGATTTGTATGAAGTCACAACAAATAATGGTGATGGAATTGCTGTTACAAAATCCATCCACGAAAAGCCATAAGTTCTCATCTTGCCCATTGATATTGGAATATTAGAATATTCTATTTTCATTTCCGTATCACCTTCCTCAAATTTATTAATCTTCGCAATATATCTGAAAATCTTTGCTTCGCTGTGTCCACCTATAACGATTTAAATAAAGGCTACGAAGCCCTTCTCATATTGATATTACACCTAACTATTGTATCTCTGAATTTTACGTCTGACTATTCATCATTTTGGAGGTATCTGCGACGTTTATTTCGCAAATACCACTTATGTATTAACTCAATTTATGCCTCTTGCTTCCCAATAAACACAAACCTTGATTAACCAAGAACTTCAGCCCTTGCAATCAAGCGTTTAACTTCATTTTCATATTGAGTTATTTATTTGATAATTATACTACATTTCAAAACTTTTGGGTGTATTTATTTGTATAATTCTGTTTTTTCTTCCAAATCATTTATAGAACACTTATATATAACGAATTCAATTTATTTAATCCCACAAAAAAAGAAACTGACTTATTTCAGCTTCTTTTCTAACTTTTTACAAGTCTTGGATATTCATTTTGGCAATCTCATTGCTTTTCTTTACTTTTTCTCTACAAGCAAAATATATAGCCATTAAAATAAATGTTTCACTTTCATAACTCTCATTGCATTTAATACTGCTAGTATAGCTACACCAACATCAGCAAATACTGCCTCCCATAGGTGAGCAACGCCTAAAGCACCAAGAACTAAAAATATTATCTTTATTCCCATAGCCAGTATTATGTTTTGCCATACGATCTTTCTTGTTCTTTTAGCAATTTTTATTGCTGTACTAATCTTTGATGGTTCATCAGTCATTATGACAATGTCAGCAGCTTCAATGGCCGCATCTGATCCTAGACCACCCATAGCCATACCAATATCTGCTCTAGCTAATACTGGGGCATCGTTTATACCATCTCCCACAAAAACGATCTTACCCTTAGGTGATTTTTGGCTGTCAAGTTCCTCAAGTATTTCCACCTTTTCTGTTGGGAGTAATTCTGCATAAACCTCATCTATCCCTAATTGATTCCCCACTTTTTCACCAACGGATTTGGCATCTCCAGTGAGCATTACTATTTTCTTCACACCAAGTGCTTTTAATGCTTTAATCGCATTGGCTGAGTCCTCTTTGACTTCATCAGAAATCACAATATAGCCAATGTAATCACTATTTACTGATACATATAATATAGTCCCTATTGATTCAATTTTGCTATAGTTGATATTTTCTTTATCCATTAACTTATGATTTCCAACAAGTATCTCTTTGTCTTCAACGCTTATCTTAATGCCATGCCCAGGTATTTCATCGTATTTTTCAATCTTATCTTTATCTATTTCTTTTTCATAGGCTTTTAGAATGGAGATAGCAATGGGGTGATTGGAGTAACTTTCAGCATATGCTGCGTATTCAAGCAACCCTTCTTTTGTCACATCATTTTTCGGGTGTATCTCCGTCACATTAAAGACACCTTTTGTTAATGTTCCCGTTTTATCAAAGATGACTGTTTCCACACTATTCAGTGCTTCTAGATAATTACTTCCCTTAACTAGCACACCACTTTTTGAAGCCCCTCCAATACCACCAAAGAAACTTAATGGAATTGATACAACCAATGCACAAGGACAAGAAATTACTAGGAATACCAGTGCTCTATATACCCACTCGGAGAAACCAGCCCCTGGAATGATAAGAGGTGGCACAATGGCAAGGAGGGCCGCCACACTAACAACAATAGGGGTATAATATCTAGCAAACTTTGTTATGAAATTTTCCGTTGGGGCTTTTCTGCTACTTGCATTTTGAACAAGATCCAATATCTTAGATACAGTGGACTCGTCAAATTCTTTTGTAACTTCTATTGTAAGAACGCCATTTTTATTAATACAACCACTTAATACATCATTGCCTGCTTCAACTTCTCTTGGTACAGATTCACCTGTTAGAGCCGATGTATCAACCATTGAATACCCTTCAATAACTTTACCATCTAATGGCACTTTTTCTCCTGGCTTTACAACGATGATATCTCCAATGCCTACTTCTTCTGGAGAAACTTTTATGAGTCCTTCATTGCTTTTTAAGTTTGCAAAGTCAGGTCTGATATCCATTAGTTCACTTATTGAACGTCTTGATCTATTCACTGCTAATTCTTGGAAAAACTCTCCTACTTTATAAAATAGCATTACCGCTACCCCTTCAGGATATTCCCCTATCAAAAAGGCCCCTATAGTAGCAATACTCATAAGAAAGTTTTCATCAAAAACTTGACCTCGGAGTATATTTTTCGTGGCTCTTAGAACAATCTCTCCACCTACGATGACATAACTTACTAAAAATACAGATAGCCTTATCCAATCTGATATATTTAAAAGCAATCCTAAGGCAAATAGTGCCCCACCTACACCGAGTCTAATAAACTCCTGCTTATTATGTTTAGATTCTTTATTATTTTTATCATTTGCCTTTTCTTTAATGACTTCTTCTGCACTCACTAATTTTACATGTGATTCAATTTTCTTTATAATGATTGAAGCTTCTTTTATAATTCTATTAAAGTCATTCTCGCTATTTGCCTCAATGACTAACTTTGTAGAAAGAAAATCAACATTGGCATTATTTACGCCTGATAAGTTCTTAATTTGACTCTCCATTTTAGCTGCACAGTTTGCACATCCTAATCCCTCTAATAAAAACTCTTTTCTAAGTCCATTACTCATAGTCAATCCCCCTTTATGTCAAACTATTTACCCGTGTGGTTTTGTTCACTTATATGATCTAGTCCTTGGTCAAAAATTTGTTTTACATGGTCATCATCTAGAGAATAATAGACCACCTTGCCCTCTTTACGGTATTTAACAAGTCTTGCTTGTTTTAAAACACGTAATTGATGAGAGATGGCGGACTGAGTCATATTAAGTAATACTGCAATATCGCAAACACACATCTCCGAGGAAAATAAAGCATAAATGATTTTTATTCTTGTTGTATCTCCAAAAACTTTAAAGACGTCTGCCAAATCATATAAACTTTCCTCTGGAGGCATACTCTCTCTTACTGATGTTATAATATCTTCATGTATAACTGTACAATCACATCTTTCAAAATCTATCTTATTGTCTTTCACTTTTTATCCCACCTTTTCAAACAAATATATGAACAACTATTCATATGTTATAGTGTTATAATATTCCTTTTTATATTTATTGTCAATAGTTATATGAATGATTGTTCATATATTATTATATGCATTGCACTATTAAATGTTAATACAACCTTTTTACAAATTGCTAATTTATTTTTTATAATAAGAATTTAGGGCTTTATAGCATTAAAAAAAGAAACTGATTTTCACCAGTTCCCCATCAAAAAGCATCTTCTATTAATATCTAAAAATCTGAAGCCGTATAATTCACCTTACCTCTTACCATAACCATTTTAATATTAATATCTTCATCAAATACCACTAAATCTGCATCTTTGCTTTCACAAATGGACCCTTTTTTACGATCAATCTTAAGAAGTTTTGCTGGTGTTAATGACATCATCTTAACCACTTCATATAAAGGTGCTTCCGTTAACTCATGGAAGGTTCTTATTAATCTATCAGCAGTTGCCACACTTCCGGCAAAAGCACTGCGATCCATTAATTTGGCCACATTATCTTCCACAAAAATCTTTGTTCCATTTTCTTTACTGCCTAAATAGTATTCACCTTCTGGCATTCCAGCAGCTCTCATAGAGTCTGTAACCAAACAAATTCTATCGGGTCCTTTTACTTTATAAATCAATTGAAGCAATTCTTTTGGCAAGTGTTTCCCATCAGCTATCACTTCAACAAATAAATCATCTAACAAGTATCCTGCTTCAACTGCTCCTGCTACCCGATAAGCATCAATCCTTCTCACAGAGGACATTGCCGAATAAAAATGGGTCATAGCAGACAAACCATTTTCATAAGCTCTAAAGACTTCTTCACAAGTAGCATCTGAATGCGCCAATGAACTTATGATGCCATGTTCCCTTAGAACATTTAAGAATTCCATAGAGCCTTCTAGTTCAACTGCAAAGGACCAACGTATTATTTTGTCTGTCAGTTTTAATACATCCATATATTCTTTTGGATCTGGATTTCTTAAGTATCTATGATCTTGTGCCCCTTTTTGGCTATAGGCAAAATAAGGTCCTTCTATATGTAATCCTAATATATTTGGCAACCCTTCTTTCTGTAAATAAACAGAATTAAATAGTTCCACAAAATTAAAAAGGGATTCTTTTGTACCTGCAAGAGAAGTTGGGACAATAGAGGTTGTGCCATGGATCATATGGGTCTTACAGGCTTGATGAATGCTTTCAATATTCCCATCCATAAAATCTGCATTACCTGCACCATGGGTATGAATGTCAATAAACCCTGGTGATAGGTATTGCCCTTTTACATCAATGATTTCATCTGCCCCATCAATAATGGTTCCATTTAATACAACTTTTTTAATTTTTTTATTACAGACTAATACTTCGCCTTGGGTAATCCCTGTAGGTGTAATAAGTCTAGCATTCTTAAATACTATTTTATTCATAATGTAACAACCCCCTTATTATATGTCTATGAATTAATTAATACAGGCATTCTAAACATCGTATTTTTTTCTTATAATTTCTAACACTATCTCAGTATCAACAGGTTTGCTAAAATAGTACCCTTGTATATAATCACAGTTCAATTTTTGTAATAATTTTACTTGCTCTAAAGTCTCTACCCCTTCTGCTACCACCTCTAAATCATAAGCTTTTGCTAATAATATTAATTGCTTCATAATTTTTTGACTTGATACATTTAAATATTGTTGAATAAACGATCTATCCAATTTCATTTTTGCTACTGGAAATTTACTTAAATAATTTAAAGAAGAATACCCAGTACCAAAATCATCTAAACTAATTTTTATGCCTAACGCTTTTAAGCTATTTAAAAACTTAGTAGCCCCTTCGCTATCAATTAATATGTTTTCTGTAATTTCTACTTCTATATATTTTGTTTCAATAGTGTATTCTTTTAGTAGTTCTTCTATATAGTTTATTAATCCTTCATCATTTAATTGCTTAACAGAAAAATTAATGGCAATAGGCGTTATTTCTAATCCCTGGTCTTTCCATTGAGATAACTGATGAAAGACTTCTTTTATGACCATTCTTCCAATAGGAATAATTAATCCTTTTTCCTCTGCTATAGGTATAAATTCATCTGGAAAAATATTATGATTTTTAAATCTTAATAAGGCTTCAAATCCCACCGTTTCACCTGTAAAAACATCTACTTGCGGCTGATATAATATTTTAAATTCATTATTCGTGATAGAACTTCTTAAAATACTGTGTATATAATTCTTTCTTTCAGCAGATTCCAATAAAGACTCTGTAAAATATGCCCATTGGTTTTTACCGTTGGTTTTTGCTTCATACATAGCCAAGTCAGCTTTACTAATAAGGCCATCTAATTCTTTGTCATGTTCTGGATACAGACTTATTCCCATGCTTGCTTCAACAATAACTTCTTCACCTTGTACATAAAAGGGTCTTTTGAATAAATTTTCTAATTCTAATATGGTTTCTTTAATACGCTCTTCACTTTGGTGATAAATAAACACTAAGAACTCATCTCCGCCAAACCTTGAAATATATACCCCTTCCCCTTTTAATCCAATTAAACGCTGAGCTATTGCCACTAATAACCTGTCACCGTTCAAATGCCCCTTGGTATCATTGTACTCTTTAAAACTATCAAGATCTAATAAGGCAATTGCTCCTATTTTATTGTTTAGTATTACCTCATGGAATTTTCTTGCGAAACTAATTCTGTTAGGTATTTTTGTTAAGTAATCTTTATATGCAAGGTCTTTTATTTCTTCATTTAAATTAAAATTCTTATGTAGTGATTCATTTAACTTGTCAAAGAGTTCATTTATGGTATTGTATAAGCCTTCAAAATTTTTATTTTTAGATATCTCTAATGGCTTAAAATAATAGTCATCTGTATTTATGTTTCTAATATGTTTGTTCAAAGTTAGTATTGGTTGAATTACATTTATTCTCTGTGTGATAAAGAAAATAATAGAAATAACTACTGCCATTATGAATGAACCAAATGTTAATATAGCAACATTTTTTTTTGTTTCATCCATAGAAATACCAACACCAACAATACCAATTATATCCTCACCATATCTTAATGGTACCGCTGCTTCTAACACATAATCATCAATAATTGGATAATACCATGTTGATACACTTCCTACTCCATTTAGTGCCTTTTCATATTCCAAGTCTCCAGAATAATCTATTCCAATGTCTTCCACATCTGAGTCTGCAATACATATTAAGTTCTCATCTACAATAAGCGCATATAGGATCGTATCATTTTCCTCTTTAGTTCTTTCAACAATATTTTGTAAGTTATGAATATCTCTTTGTAAATTAATGCCAAGTGATTCGTCTTTATTTATCCCTTGATGATTTAATTCTAGCTCTATTTTACTGGATAAAAGCTTTGTAAATTCTATAACATTTTCTTCTTTCTGATTAAATAATATCCTCTGACTCAAATTATGAGTAAAAATTGCAATGGTAAAAATAGCCATCAATGTAAATACAATGGGTAAATAAATCAATTTGAAATTATTGGTTATCACTTTTTGTGTATCTTTCACTCATAACACCTCTTTTGTAGTAACTTAACTTGTTCGTCTTCCTTCCCAAGAAATACAAGCTTTATTGAAAACAAAAATTTAAGCCCTTGTAAAAAAGCATTAAAAAATTTTTTTCAAATTAAATACATATAGTTATATATTATAAAGGAATTTTTATAAAATGTCTTGGATAATTTATTTTCATCTATATCTTTTCAATATACTTTTACAGTGGTATAATATGTCTGTTAATAGACAAAGTATTTTTATAATCAAAGTATTTTTTTATTTTTTGTCTAAATACATATTATAAATTTCATTTCAGGTCAACTGTTATGAATCAATGGGAAAGAGGGTTTTTTATGTCTTTAAGCGTTAGGAATTTAACAAAGAAGTATGGAGATAAAGTAGTTGTTGATAATTTAAACTTTGAAATTAATGAACCAGGGGTTTATGCCCTACTAGGTACAAACGGCGCTGGAAAAACAACTGCATTACGTATTATTTTAGGTATGAGATCTAGTAATAATGGTGAGGTATTATGGAAAGGGAAACCATTAGTTGCTGTAAGTACAAATATTGGCTATCTTGCAGAAGAACGTGGATTATACCCAAAATATGCTCTACTTGATCAATTATTGTATTTTGCTAAGCTTAGAAATGTTCCTAAGAAAACAGCTTTAGAGCGTATTGAATATTGGTCAGAGCGATTAGCCGTTACTGAATATGTATTTCCTCCAAAAACAAAAAAAAGAAAATCTTCAAAATCTAACAATGCTGAACAATTGTCTAAAGGGAACCAACAAAAAATTCAATTAATGGCTGCTTTGATTTCTGATCCAGAGTTAATAGTTCTTGATGAACCTTTAAGTGGGTTAGATCCTGTTAATACAGATTTATTTAAATCCATCATACGAGAAGAAATTGCTAAAAACAAATATTTAATTATGTCCAGTCATCAAATGCCAACCATTGAAGAATTTTGTTCTGATATAACAATATTAAACCGTGGAAAGGCTGTATTACAAGGGAATTTAAATGAAATTAAGAAAAGCTATGGTAGAGTTAATCTTTTTGTTAAAAGCGATGTAGATATTTCATCATATATATCATCTTTTAACCTTACTATTGCTAATAAAACACCAAGTGAATTTCACTTAAAAGTTGAAAATGAAGAACAAGCTATGACATTTTTGTCTAAGTTGATTCAAGACAATATTCCAGTTGTAAAATTTGAATTACGTGAACCGTCATTACACGAAATATTCATTGAAAAGGTGGGGGTCGTTCATGAAGAAGAGTAATATTTCTGGTTGGAAGGATGTCTTCTCCTTTACGTTAATACAAATGCTTAAGAACAAAGCATTTATAATTACTTTTGTTGTATTGGTTTTGTTCGCTTTAGCATCCACACCAATTTTAAATCTTATTACACCTAGTGAACCTGATGATATAGATTCTCCTAACCCTGTACAAAAAATTTATGTTATTAATGAAACTAATTTAGTTGGTTTGGATTTTACTAATTTATTAAATCATAAAACAATGGATCATATTGTAATTGAGATAATGGATGAATCCTATGAAACCATTACAAATAGAATTGAAGAAAATGAACAAGACTCTATTATTTTAACCCTTAGTGAAACTGAGGAAGCTTATTTCTTAACCTTAGAAAAAGCCAGTACAGGGCCTGTTAAAAATTCTAGTATGCATCTGTTATCCATTGAAATCAGGGAACAGTTTGAAACCCTTTTAATGACTCAATTAGGCATATCAAGGGAACAGCGTATTATAATGACTACGCCTATCGAAACAAAAGTAACTATGGTTGATTTTAATGGAACAGAAATGATATATGAGGATACTTCTATCTCTTTTAATGAGTATTGGTTTATCTATGGGGTACTCTTTCTTATACTAATGATAAATATCTTTGCTAGTACTCAAATTGCAACTTCTATTGTAACTGAAAAATCTACTAGAGTCGTTGAATATTTGTTAATTTCTGTTAAACCTCTAGCCTTAATGGTTGGTAAAATAATAGCAATGTTAGTGGCTGTATTGTTACAGTTGATTTCTGTTTTTATTGTTGTCACTATTTCTAATAAAGTATTTGCAGGGAATGGTCAAAATCCCCTTACAGAATATTTACCTAGTGATATGTTTCAAAATTTGAATATTATTAATATTGTACTATGTATCATTGTCATCGCCTTAGGATTAATTTTTTATGGTGCTTTAGCCGGTGTAGCAGGTGCAACTGTTAGTAAACTTGATGAAGTAAATGAAGGCCTTACAGTATTTACTCTTATTAATCTAGTTGGGGCTTATATTGGATTAGGGGCAAGTGGTGTTTTAATGGGTAGTGGCATCAATACATTCGTAATATTTTCATTTTTGTTTCCATTATCTGCTCCTTTTATATTACCAGGTTCTATCTTAGTGGGTAGAGCAAGTCTTCCTTTAGCTGCTGGCGCTATTGGATTACAAATATTATTTATTATTTTATTGTTCCTTTTTGTTGCTAGAGTTTATGAAACCCTTATACTTCACAGTGGCAACAAGGTTAAACTTAAGGAATTAATTAAACTTTCTAAGACTGTGTCAAAGGAGGATTTATAATATGAAAAATAATTTTAGAGGATGGACCTCCGTTTTTAATTTTACATTTAAGCAGTCTACGAAACTAGTCGGTTTTAGGGTTGTTACCACTCTTATTTCTGTGCTTATATTATTAGGTCTTATACTTATGAACGTGTTAATGGCAAGGTCTGATGCTAAAACAGACCCATATGAGTATATGGATCCTTCTGAATATGTAATAGATGAAATAGAACGCTCCCCTATTAATACGGTTTACATTCTAGATAATAGTGGCTTAGAAGCTACTGATTTTAATGAGTTGCTAGAGGATATTACAGATAATCAATTTGCACACACTGAATTTGTAACTGTAACAAATCAATCTAGAGATGAAGTGGTTCAAAGTGCTGCCCAACATTCCAACCAAACCATTGCAGTAATCATATCTCTTAGTGATACAGGATATGAACTAGAGGCAATTGTACCCTATAATAGTTTAATTAGTACTTGGGAGGCAGAATCTTTCCTTTGGCCAATGTTATCTGCCTTTGATTATAATAAAATAATGCAAATGGGTTTAACAGATGATCAACTTAATGCTGCTCTTAAACCTATTGTTACATCTCACTTAGTTATAGGTGATGAAACAAATGAAATTGCTAATATGATTAAGGTAGTAGCTCCTATGTTTTTTGCTTTTGTACTATATATGATGTTAATCTTATATGGGCAAACTGTTAGTAAATCTGTTTCTTCTGAAAAAGTATCAAAAATTATGGAAACTTTGTTATCCTCAGTACACCCATACGCTATAATAACAGGTAAAGTACTCGCAATTACTGGAATGGCCATTCTTCAATTTTCTATTTGGATTGTATCGGCTATTGTAGGCTTATACGGTGGCAATGCTATTGCACAAGGGATTTATCCTGGTTTTGAAAATACCGCTATAACAATAATCAACTTCTTTAGAGATAATATTGGTGAAACAGCATTTACATTACCGGCTTTTGTATTGGCCTTAGTATTTTTCTGTGTTGGATTTTTATTTTATTGTGTCCTTGCAGGCCTTACAGGGTGTATTGTTTCTAAACCAGAAGATGTTGCTTCAACACAATCCTTATTTGTTTTCCCTATCATTATTAGCTGGTTAGTAAGTTACTTAGCCCCAGGTATGGGTAATCAAACATTGATAGGCATTATACGGTATATACCTTTTACTTCACCATTTTCTGTTCCTGTTGAAATCTTAACAGGTTCTATAAGTTATATAGAAGGCATTATCTCTTTACTTGTTCTATCTCTATTCTCTTTGTTTGTTATTATGATTGCAGGGAGAATTTACAAAGGCCTTGTATTATATTATGGTCAGAAACTAAGTTTTAAAATGTTTAAAGAAGTATTAATAACAAAAAGCAATCATTAAAAACATACAAAAGAGATTGTAGTGAATGTATTCAACCATTCATTACAATCTCTTTTTCAAAATCTAAACCATCCTATTAGGGTCTATTCCTTGACTAATCTCTGCTGTTAACATGCCTTTATCTTGTAGGATTTGTTTTAATGTTTTACTTTGTTCCTCTGCTTCCATACCTATCTGAGATGCCATATCATAACCTATTTTAGGACTTAAGCCAGTTACTAGAGCAAGACTCTCCTCCATCCATCTTCTACACTTTTCTTCATTTGCCTCAATGCCACTGATACATTTTTTAGTGAGTATTTCTATTGCATTTGTAAATATTTCAAGAGCGTGAAGAAATGTATAGGCAATCATAGGCATCATAACATTAATCTCTAGTTGGCCTGCTGTTACCGCTGTAGCTATGGCTGTTTCGTAGCCAATGATTTGGCAACATACCATATGCGTCATTTCTAATATAGCAGGATTTATTTTTCCTGGCATAATGGTTGAACCAGGTTGCACAGGTGGCAGGGAAATTTCTGCTAATCCAGTTCTAGGTCCAGAACTGAGCAAACGTAAATCGCTTGTTATTTTAATTAAATGGATCGCCAATTCTTTAAGGGTTAACATACAACGCATAGGTTCATTCATATTTTGCATAAAGGTAAACATATTGTTAGGTTGACGAAATGGCAGACTTGTTCTCTTACTCACTTCTTCAATAATCTTAGGGATATAGCCCGGTTGTAGATCTATAGATGTACCAATTGCATTACCCCCTAGACCAAGTTGGTACAATGCGTCTACATTTGCCATCAGTTCATCATAGATGGATTTAATAGTTCCTGCATATCCTGAGAATTCTTGTCCTAATCGAATTGGAATCCCATCGTGCAAATGTGTTCGCCCAGATTTTAATACTGGCATAAATTGATCCGCTTTTTTTTGAAGCTCTTGGTGCAATTGTGAGAGGGCTGGTAAAAACTTTTGATTTAATGTTTCTACTGCAGCAATATTTAAGGCTGAAGGAAAAGTATCATTAGTTGACTGAGACATATTTACATCATCATTGGCATGGACTTGTGTACTGCCTCCTAATATCTCAGAGGCACGATGGGCTATGATTTCATTGGCATTCATATTCTGTGATGTCCCTGCCCCAGCTTGATACACATCCACAACAAAATCCTGATCCCATTTCCCATCAATGACTTCTTCTGATGCTTGTATAATTGCTTTTCCCAGTTCTGGTGACAGAGTCCCTAATTCAACATTAATGGTTGCTGCAGCAGCCTTTATAATGCCTTGAGCTCTAATAAATGAACGGGGTAATCGTAGTCCACTTATAGGAAAAT contains these protein-coding regions:
- a CDS encoding class II fumarate hydratase, with product MMNANNQYRIETDTLGSVMVPSSAYYGAQTQRALDNFPISGLRLPRSFIRAQGIIKAAAATINVELGTLSPELGKAIIQASEEVIDGKWDQDFVVDVYQAGAGTSQNMNANEIIAHRASEILGGSTQVHANDDVNMSQSTNDTFPSALNIAAVETLNQKFLPALSQLHQELQKKADQFMPVLKSGRTHLHDGIPIRLGQEFSGYAGTIKSIYDELMANVDALYQLGLGGNAIGTSIDLQPGYIPKIIEEVSKRTSLPFRQPNNMFTFMQNMNEPMRCMLTLKELAIHLIKITSDLRLLSSGPRTGLAEISLPPVQPGSTIMPGKINPAILEMTHMVCCQIIGYETAIATAVTAGQLEINVMMPMIAYTFLHALEIFTNAIEILTKKCISGIEANEEKCRRWMEESLALVTGLSPKIGYDMASQIGMEAEEQSKTLKQILQDKGMLTAEISQGIDPNRMV